The proteins below are encoded in one region of Neoasaia chiangmaiensis:
- a CDS encoding efflux transporter outer membrane subunit — MGGFGKRALALLASASLLAGCTVGPNYTPDRMKLPDAFAETPHPATAAEIERTEAEMKEWWGQFHDPLLNRLVTLALKGNYDLLIADQHIIAERATREEAASAWYPQLDVNAGGGDGRYSINVDNWPLRPGNPANRPEASILTYGARASWEIDAFGRIRREVEATERGIDATIEARRATLVTLLSELAGDYMALRGTQLRLAIAEANVRNAQNEVDLTQKLYLEGVGNTLQTAQALAERDSEKATLEPLHTQLNKIAHTIGVLLGDMPGDLEQELERVPADPHGGVILPDMPRFPSALPSIVVANRPDIRQAERMYAEDTARIGVAVAQLYPHFTIPLNFNPNASALYQAFQVGAMSWSFMMLASLPVMHGGRFTSQVVEARAHAEASRLNYRRTILKAFKEVEDSMTAWQDDDNFVQELHRASIESEQAADRARRLYAAGLTDYLNVLTTQRTMLGAQDREAVARTARLRDAVDLYVAMGAGWQGQALRDTNLPIDAAKQSILAKAFSR; from the coding sequence ATGGGCGGATTCGGAAAACGCGCTCTGGCGCTGCTGGCGAGCGCCAGCCTGCTTGCGGGATGCACGGTCGGGCCCAACTACACGCCCGATCGCATGAAACTGCCGGACGCCTTCGCCGAGACGCCGCACCCGGCGACGGCGGCCGAGATCGAGCGCACCGAAGCGGAGATGAAAGAGTGGTGGGGGCAGTTTCACGATCCATTGCTGAACCGGCTCGTGACGCTGGCGCTCAAGGGTAACTATGATCTGTTGATCGCCGACCAGCACATCATCGCCGAGCGCGCAACGCGCGAGGAAGCGGCTTCGGCCTGGTACCCGCAGCTGGATGTCAATGCCGGCGGTGGTGACGGGCGTTACTCCATCAATGTCGATAACTGGCCGCTGCGCCCCGGTAACCCGGCAAACCGGCCGGAAGCGTCGATCCTGACCTATGGTGCGCGCGCGAGTTGGGAAATCGATGCCTTTGGGCGCATCCGTCGTGAGGTGGAGGCGACGGAACGCGGTATCGACGCGACCATCGAGGCACGTCGCGCGACCCTGGTGACGTTGCTGTCGGAACTGGCGGGCGATTACATGGCCCTGCGTGGCACGCAGCTTCGCCTTGCCATTGCCGAAGCCAATGTGCGGAATGCGCAGAATGAAGTCGACCTGACGCAGAAGCTCTATCTGGAAGGCGTCGGCAACACGCTACAGACGGCGCAGGCGCTGGCCGAGCGCGACAGCGAGAAAGCGACACTGGAGCCCCTGCATACGCAGCTGAACAAGATCGCGCATACGATCGGTGTCCTGCTTGGCGATATGCCCGGCGATCTCGAGCAGGAGCTGGAGCGGGTTCCGGCCGATCCGCATGGCGGGGTGATCCTGCCGGATATGCCGCGCTTTCCTTCGGCGCTACCGTCGATCGTCGTGGCGAACCGACCGGATATTCGGCAGGCGGAGCGGATGTATGCCGAGGACACGGCGCGTATCGGCGTGGCGGTCGCGCAGCTTTATCCGCATTTCACGATCCCGCTGAATTTCAATCCGAACGCGTCGGCGCTGTATCAGGCGTTTCAGGTCGGTGCGATGAGCTGGTCCTTCATGATGCTGGCCTCCCTGCCGGTCATGCATGGCGGGCGGTTCACGTCGCAGGTCGTGGAGGCCCGCGCCCATGCCGAAGCAAGCCGCCTGAACTATCGGCGCACTATCCTGAAGGCCTTCAAGGAAGTCGAGGACTCCATGACGGCATGGCAGGACGACGACAATTTCGTGCAGGAACTCCATCGCGCCTCGATCGAGAGCGAGCAGGCTGCGGATCGGGCGCGGCGTCTGTATGCTGCCGGTCTGACGGATTATCTTAATGTTCTGACGACGCAACGTACGATGCTGGGCGCGCAGGATCGGGAAGCCGTAGCCCGGACGGCGCGTCTGCGCGACGCGGTCGATCTCTACGTGGCGATGGGTGCCGGCTGGCAGGGGCAGGCCCTGCGCGATACCAATCTGCCGATCGATGCGGCCAAACAAAGCATTCTGGCCAAAGCTTTCTCTCGGTGA
- a CDS encoding biotin/lipoyl-binding protein codes for MLLTRTLIRIILTLAVLGVAILLGFTLWETYMIAPWTRDGRVRVYVVDAAPEVSGTVVSVPVHDNDYVHRGDPLFVLDPMRFRLAIRESEARLASVEEDLKLRRNDAKRRMGLNGIVSAEEQEIYNSNVETQVDAVNAAKAALDTARLNLQRSIVYSPVDGYVTNLNLRVGDYAHAGESRMAVIDANSYWINGYFEETKMWGIHVGDVARVKLMGYREIIPAHVVSIARGINDQNGVGDRLGLQDVNPIFTWVRLAQRIPVRIHLDRVPPEVILAAGMTCTVTVGTPPRGQRGKLTSWLQDHL; via the coding sequence ATGCTCCTGACTCGTACGCTTATTCGGATCATCCTCACCCTGGCGGTTCTGGGCGTGGCGATCCTGCTTGGTTTCACCTTGTGGGAAACCTACATGATTGCGCCCTGGACGCGCGACGGGCGCGTTCGCGTCTATGTCGTGGATGCTGCGCCGGAAGTGTCGGGCACGGTGGTGAGCGTGCCGGTGCATGACAACGACTACGTTCATCGCGGCGACCCGCTCTTCGTTCTGGATCCGATGCGCTTTCGCCTGGCCATCCGGGAGTCGGAAGCGCGGCTGGCGAGTGTGGAGGAGGATCTCAAGCTCCGCCGGAATGATGCGAAGCGTCGCATGGGACTGAACGGTATCGTCTCGGCGGAAGAGCAGGAAATCTACAACTCGAATGTGGAAACACAGGTCGATGCGGTGAATGCCGCCAAGGCGGCGCTGGATACGGCGCGGCTGAACCTGCAACGTTCGATCGTCTATTCACCGGTGGATGGTTATGTCACCAACCTTAACCTGCGCGTCGGCGATTATGCGCATGCCGGCGAGTCACGCATGGCGGTGATCGATGCCAACAGCTACTGGATCAACGGCTACTTCGAAGAAACGAAGATGTGGGGCATCCATGTCGGCGACGTGGCGCGCGTCAAGCTGATGGGATACCGGGAGATCATTCCGGCGCATGTCGTATCCATCGCGCGCGGTATCAACGACCAGAACGGCGTGGGGGACAGGCTGGGCCTGCAGGATGTCAATCCGATCTTTACCTGGGTTCGTCTGGCGCAGCGTATTCCCGTGCGTATCCATCTCGATCGCGTGCCGCCGGAAGTCATTCTGGCTGCTGGCATGACGTGCACGGTGACGGTCGGCACGCCGCCACGTGGGCAGCGCGGCAAGCTGACGTCCTGGCTGCAAGATCATCTCTGA
- a CDS encoding DUF1656 domain-containing protein, with product MLAEFNLFGVFVAPIAVYAVLAIPVTLLLRFVLWRTGAIEWFWHVALFEVALYVSVLCLMILYV from the coding sequence ATGCTGGCGGAATTCAACCTCTTCGGCGTCTTTGTTGCGCCGATCGCGGTTTATGCCGTTCTGGCCATTCCCGTGACCCTGCTTCTGCGATTCGTGCTGTGGCGCACGGGCGCGATCGAATGGTTCTGGCATGTCGCGCTTTTCGAAGTGGCGCTTTATGTCAGCGTTCTCTGCTTGATGATCCTCTATGTCTGA